ATTCGTGGTGCCGAGGTCGATCCCAATGACCTTACCCATGGTTTTGATATCCTCTTTGCTACGGCAGGTTGGTTGGGCCCTGACGGCGCTCCGTACCGAACCCCCAGACGTTCACATACTCGCGATATTGCGACGGTGAGCCTGATATAGGAGAGAGGGTCCTGCCCGCAAGGACTGGCCGCAACGTTGAGGCCTGAAAAGACTGACGTTTGAAAGATTGTGTCAGCCCGGCCGCGGGGCCGGTTCAAGCCCCCGGCGAGCCCGAGCCAAGTTAACAAATCGGCAATGATGCCGCCCGCGGTCGACCGCAAACCTCCGCAGCGCGACGTCAGCGCTGTTGAGTGAACGCTCACAAACGTCGTATGCGAGAGCGGCGCACGGGTCGGGGGCGCGCTGTTTGGCCGCTGGCGGCCTCAGGTGAGCGTGCTCTGGGACATGCCAGGAAACTGGAAAGTACCTGCCAATCAAGGCGAAAAGCCCATGGAATCGAGCCTGCGGGCCGGAAGCGGAGATTTGGCGGCCTGTTGCAGGGCCATCAAAACCGCTAAAAGCGGTCCGACTGAAAGAGGCCATCCAGCCCTGCACCGGCCCCGTTGCGCGGCCACCAAGCAAAACCGGTAGATCCCCCATGACGTCTTTTCGAGTTCTCGTTGCGGTTGCCTTGCTGATTGCCGCCACCTGTCGTGGCTTTGCCGCCGACGTGGTGTTTCCGCCGGGCGCGCATGTCGGGATGAAACCGCTGGTGGGCCTCGTCCGCGCCAAATCGTTCATCGGCTTCGAGACCGAGGATCAGGGCGTCAAGGTCCTGATCGCCGACCTGCCGGCGGACGCCTACAACGAGGTCGTGACCGCCTTCAAGACCAACCCCGCCGGCACCGGAAACATCAAGCCCGAGAGCCTCGAGACGCCGGCCGGCCTCGCCTACTACACCGTGGAGAGCGCCCGCGACGGCGCCAGCAATGTGCGGCGCTATTCCATGATCCTGCCGGGGCCGACCTTCTCCGGCTATGTCGCGGTCCAGGTGCCGGAGAACGCGAGCAAGATCTACACCGACGACGCCGTCCGGCAGATGTTCGCCTCCGCCGAAATCCGCAAGGAGGTGCCGGTCGACGAGCAGCTCGGCATGATGCCGTTCAAGGTCACCGAGATCGGCAGCTTCAAGAATATCCGCATGCTGGCGCCGGGCGCGGCGCTGCTGATGGCCGACGGCGACGAGAAGAGCCTTGAGACCAAGCCCTTCATGCTGCTCGGCGTCATCGGCTCGGCGCCGGCCACGCCCGATGATCGCGGCCGCTTTGCCCAGCAGATCGCCACCACGATCCCCGGCGTGCGCGACGGACGGATCACCATGTCCGAACCGATCCGGATCGACGGCCAGCCCGGCTTCGAGACCCGGATCGACGCCGTCAGCGGCAAGGACAACACCCCGGTGACCATCGTGCAGTGGCTGCGGTTCGGCGCGCAGACATCGGTGCGGATCATCGGCAGTTCGCCGCGCACCGATTGGGAGACCGCCTTCCCGCGCTTCCGCGCGGTCCGCGATGGCATCCAGCCGCGCGGCTGATCGGCCGCCCGCAGCCCGATAGGAAAAATCCCGCTTTCGTCGTTCGCCGAACGGAACTAGCCTCCTCGCGCGGTATCAAAGCGAGGAGGGGCGCGATGTTGGATCGACGACAGATAGTTGCAGGCCTCGGCACGTTGGCGCTTGCGACCCTGATTCCCAAGAGTCTCTGGGCGGCTGCGATCAAGCCCGACGACGGCTCCGCGCTGCTCGTGATCGACGTGCAGAACTGCTTCCTGCCCGGCGGCAGCCTCGCGGTGAAGGACGGCGAGCAGGTGGTGCCTGTCATCAACAAGATCGCCAAGAGCTTTGCCAATGTGGTGATGACCCAGGACTGGCACACGCCCGGGCACGTTTCGTTTGCCTCGGTCCATGAAGGCAAGAAGCCGTTCGAGACCATCGACCTTGCCTACGGCAAGCAGGTGCTGTGGCCGGACCACTGCGTGCAGGGCACCGACGGCGCCGCGCTGTCGAAGGAACTCGCGATCCCGCAGGCCGAGCTGATCATCCGCAAGGGTTTTCACAAGGACGTCGACAGCTACTCCGCCTTCACCGAAGCCGACGGCAAGACCACCACGGGGCTTGCCGCCTATCTGAAGGCGCGCAACGTCGAGCGGGTTTTCGTCGCCGGGCTCGCCACCGATTTCTGCGTGGCATGGACCGCGCTCGATGCGCGCAAGGCCGGCTTCGAAACCTATGTCGTGGAAGACGCCTGCCGCGGCATCGACACGCAGGGATCGCTGGCCAAGGCCTGGGCCGACATGGACAAGGCCGGCGTCAAGCGCATCCAGTCGTCGGATATCGGGTAAGACGCTGCCTCGCGGGAGATCCGCATGGCCGAGCCTGCGGCGCCCGCCGAATTCGACTTCGCCTGGCGTCCGCCATCGCCGCGGATGGCGGGCCTGATTGTCGGGATCACGGGCTATCGCGAGACGGCCCCGGGCCGGTTCTTCCACCGCCAGACCGCGCCGCTCATTGTGCCCTTCATCGTCAGCTTCGGTTCGCCCTATCTGATCGCGCTGGCGCGCCAGCCCGGACCGTCCGACCTTCAGCTCAGCTTCACCGCGGGACTGCACGCCGGACCCGTCAACATCGAGTCCGACGGCCGCGCCGAGTCCGTGCAAATGGATTTCACGCCGCTCGGCGCCTATCGCTTCTTCGGAGGTGCGATCACCGAGCTCGTCGGGCGCATGGTCGATATTGGCGATGTGCTGGGCCACGACGCGCGGCGGCTCCGCGATCAGCTCGGAGCCGAGCCGTGCTGGCAGCACCGCTTCGATCTGCTCGAGGATTTCGTGTTGCGCCGCCTTGGCCGCGAACCGTCGGACGAGATCGCATTTGCCTATCGACAATTGGCGCGGTCGGGGGGTGGCGCGCGGATTGCGGCGATCGCGTCCGAGATCGGGTGGAGCCGCAAGCACCTGGTCGACCGGTTCAGGTCCGAGCTCGGACTGGCACCCAAGCCGCTCGCACGCATGATGCGCTTTCATCAGGCCTGCCGGCTCGCGCAGTCCGGCACGGCACGCGGCTGGGCCGCGATCGCCGCGGAGAGCGGCTACGCCGACCAGGCCCACCTCGCCCGCGAATTCGTCGAATTCGCCGGGGAGCCACCGACCGCCTGGGCGCGCCGGCTCGCAATGACCGATGGCCGGCTGGCTCATTCCGGCGACCTGCAGGCTGACGGGTAACAAACCTTCAAGCCGAAGCCGAATTGCCTCGTGCAGATTGGCGCCATCAGCCAAGGAGGTAAGCCGCCATGACGCACGACATCGAACCGCCCCGCATCTACCCGACCCTGCGCTGCAAGGACGCCGAGGCGATGATCGGCTGGCTCAAAGCTGTGATCGGATTCACCGAGCACGTGGTCTACCGCGACGGCGGCGTGATCCATCACGCCGAACTCGCTTACGGTTCCTCGATGCTGATGCTGGGCCAGAGCCGCGACGATGCCTATGGCGGGCTGGTCGGCGATCTCACCGGCCGCCGCACCGATTCAATCTACATCGCCGTCGACGATCCCGACGCCCTGCATGCGAAGGCGAGAGCGGCGGGCGCAAAGATCGAAATGGAACTGCGTGACACCGATTATGGCAGTCGCGATTTCGCCTGCCGCGATCCGGAGGGAAATCTCTGGAGCTTCGGCACCTATTGGCCGAAGGCGCATGAGAAGCCGCTGCCGTGAAGCCACGACAGCGCGCTCACACCTTCGCAGTCAAAGCCTGACGGATCAGACCGTGATATCGGCGTTCGGGGCGGCCTTGGCGCCGCCCTTGGAGACGCCGACCAGCGCCGGACGCAGAATGCGCTCGCCGATCATGTAGCCGGCCTGCACGACCTGCACCACCGTGCCCGACGGCACCGAGGTGTCCGGCACCTCGAACATCGCCTGCTGGAAGTTCGGATCGAACTTCTCGCCGATCGGATCGAACTTCTTCACGCCGTTCTTCTCCAGCGCGTTGAGCAGCGAGCGCTCGGTCAGCTCGACGCCTTCGATCAGCGCCTTCAGGCCGGGATCGGCGGCTTCCTTGGTCTCGGCCGGCACGGCGTCGAGCGCGCGCTGCAGATTGTCGGCGATATCGAGCACGTCGCGGGCGAAGCCGGTGATGCCATAGGTCTTGGCGTCGGCAACCTCGCGGCGGGTGCGCTGACGGAGGTTCTCCATCTCGGCCAGCGTGCGCAGCGTGCGGTCCTTCGCCTCGGCGAGTTCCTTGGCCAGCGCCTCGGCCGATCCCACCTCGGGATCGTCAGGCATGATGTAGGGCTTCGAGACCACGGGCTCACCCGTCGGCGCCGAATTCTCGGTGTTGTCATTGGCCCGGTTCGGATCGGTCATGGCTTGCCTTCTCGAAAACTCGCGTCGGTTCAAATCTTGGGGATTGCTGCCCGGCATATCGTGCTTGAGCGGCGAAAATCAAGCGCAACATGCCGGTTTCGGGAACAGGGACCTCCGGTTCGGGTGAAGAAAACCCGTCAAATGAAAGCGAAATCGCCTCCGGTCAGCCACCCAGCATCTTGCTGACGATGCGCGCGGCATAGTCGACGGTCGGGATCACCCGTGCATAGTTCAGCCGCGTCGGTCCGATCACGCCGAGCACGCCGACGATCCGGCCCTGGGCGTCGCCATAGGGCGCGATGATGGTGGAGGAACCCGACAGCGAGAACAGCTTGTTCTCCGAGCCGATGAAGATCCGCACGCCCTCGCCGCGCTCGGCACGGCCGAGCAGATCGATCACGCCGCGCTTGGTCTCGAGATCGTCGAACAGCGACTTGATCCGCTCGAGATCGTCCAGCGCATGCAGATCCTCAAGCAGATTGGCGTGACCGCGCACGATCAGCTGGCGGTCCTCGTTGGCGCCGCCGGACCAGCTCGCGATGCCGGCCGCGACGACCTTTTGCGTGAGCTGATCGAGCTCGGCGCGGTTTTGCGTCAATGCCGTCTCGAGCTCGAGCCGGGCTTCGGCCAGCGTCCGGCCACGAATCCGCGCATTGAGGAAATTGGTCGCCTCTGTGAGGGCCGAGGACGGCACGCCCGGCGGCAACGCCAGCACCCGGTTTTCGACCTGGCCGTCTTCACCGACCAGCACGACCAGCGCCTTCTCCGGCTCCAGCCGCACGAATTCGATGTGCTTGAGCCGCGCGTTCGACTTCTGCGTCAGCACCACGGCCGCGGCACGGGTCAGCCCCGACAATTGCGTCAACGCCTCGCCAAGCGCCGCCTCGACCGATTGGGCACGGCCGACGGCAGCCAGCTGGGTCTGGATCGATTGCCGCTCGGCCTCGGTGAGGTCGCCGACCTGCATCAGGGCGTCGACGAAGAAGCGCAGGCCGAGTTCCGTCGGCAGCCGGCCGGCCGAGGTGTGCGGCGCATAGATCAGGCCGAGCTGCTCGAGATCCGACATCACATTGCGGACCGAAGCGGGCGACAGCGGTAATGCGATCAGGCGCGAGATGTTGCGCGAGCCCACCGGCTCGCCGGTCGCGAGATAGCTTTCGACGATTTGGCGAAAAATGTCGCGCGAACGCTCGTTGAGCTGGGCGAGCCCGGCATGCGGCGCGATCAGGCCTATCGGATCGTGGTGCGTCACACTCCAGTCCTTCACAATTGCCACCTAATTTGTCGCTCCCGGAGGCCGGTGACAAGCATGCATTCGCGCCCCCGGCACCGGACCCTGCCAGGGGCCGAAAACCCCCGCCAATACCCTTGCCAAAACCCTTGCCGCTGCCGCTTCCCCCTCCTACAAGCACGCCCAGCCCTATCTCTCGGATTTCTGGAGGATTTCCATGCGGCCAAGCCGCCGTGCGCCCGATGAACTGCGTCCCGTGTCGCTGGAACGCGGCGTCGTCAAATATGCCGAGGGTTCCTGCATGGTGAAGTTCGGCGACACCCACGTGCTGGTGACCGCCACGCTGGAAGAACGGTTGCCGCCATGGCTGAAGGGCCAGGGCCGCGGCTGGGTCACCGCCGAATACGGCATGCTGCCGCGCGCCACCCTGGAACGCACCCGCAGAGAGGCCTCCGCGGGCAAGCAGGGCGGCCGCACCGTCGAGATCCAGCGGCTGATCGGCCGCTCGCTGCGCGCGGCCGTCGATCTCGAGGCGCTCGGCGAGCGCCAGATCACGGTCGATTGCGACGTCATCCAGGCCGATGGCGGCACCCGCACCGCCTCGATCACCGGTGCCTGGGTGGCGCTGGCCGACTGCATCAACTGGATGAAGACCCGCAACATGCTGAAGACCAACGTGTTGCGCGACAACGTGGCGGCGATCTCCTGCGGCATCTACCAGGGCACGCCGGTGCTCGACCTCGACTATGCCGAGGACTCCGAGGCCGACACCGACGCCAATTTCGTGATGACCGGCGACGGCCGCATCATCGAGGTGCAGGGCACCGCCGAGAAGACGCCGTTCTCGCAAGACGAATTCCTGGCGCTGATGGCCCTGGCGCGCAAAGGTGTCGCGCGTCTGGTCGACTTGCAAAAGATCGCGGTGGCGTAGTCTGATTGGTCATGCACCGCCGAATCACCGGAAGGCTCGTCATCGCCACCCATAATCCCGGCAAGCTTGCCGAGATGCGGGAACTGCTGGCGCCGCACGGCGTCGAGGCGGTGTCGGCCGGCGAACTCGGCCTCGCCGAGCCCGAGGAGACCGGCAAGACCTTTCGGACCAACGCGGCGATCAAGGCGCTCGCGGCGGCGAAGGCTGCCGGACTGCCCGCCTTTGCCGACGATTCCGGCCTCGTGGTGGATGCACTCGACGGCGCACCCGGCATCTACTCGGCGCGCTGGGCCGGCGAAGGCAAGGATTTCATGGCGGCGATGACGCGGATCGAGCGCTTGCTGCAGGAGCGCGGCGCCACCGCGCCGGCGCAGCGCAAGGCGCATTTCGTCTCGGCACTGTGCGTGGCCTGGCCGGACGATCACCTCGAAGAGGTCGAGGCCCGGGCCGACGGAACCCTGGTCTGGCCGCCGCGCGGCACCGCCGGATTCGGCTATGATCCGGCGTTCCTGCCCGACGGTTACACGCGGACCTTTGGCGAGATGAGCAGCATCGAGAAGCACGGCCTGCCGCCGCTCGGACTCGGCCTGTCGCATCGCGCCCGCGCCTTCGTGAAGCTCGCGGAGATCTGCCTTGAGCCACGCTGAACGAGAAGCTTTCGGCGTCTACGTGCACTGGCCGTTCTGCCTGTCGAAATGCCCGTATTGCGATTTCAACAGTCACGTGCGCCACGCGCCGGTCGACGAGGCGCGCTTCGTGCGCGCGTTCGCCCGCGAGATCGAGACCACGGCCGCGCGGGTGCCGGGACGCGAGGTCTCCTCGATCTTCCTCGGCGGCGGCACGCCGTCGCTGATGCAGCCGCAGACCGTCGGCGCCGTGCTCGATGCGATCGGCAAGCACTGGCAGGTCTCGCGCGACGTCGAGGTCACGCTCGAGGCCAATCCGACCAGCGTCGAGGCGACGCGCTTCCGCGGCTATCGCGCAGCCGGCGTCAATCGTGTCTCGCTCGGCGTGCAGGCGCTGGATGATGCCTCGCTCAAGGCACTCGGCCGGCTGCACACCGCGCGCGAAGCGCTCGACGCGGTTGCGATCGCGCGAAGCGCATTCGACCGTTACTCGTTCGACCTGATCTACGCGCGGCCCGACCAGACGCCGCAGATGTGGGCCGACGAGTTGAAGCAGGCGATCTCGGAAGCGGCCGAGCATCTGTCGCTCTATCAGCTCACGATCGAGGAAGGCACGCCGTTCTTCGGGCTGCATGCCGCCGGCAAATTGCAGACCCCGGATGAAGCGACCGCGCGCGCGCTCTACGATGTGACGCAGGAGGTCTGCGCTCGGGAGGGACTGCCGGCCTACGAGATCTCCAACCACGCCCGCACCGGTGCCGAGTGCAAGCACAACCTCGTCTATTGGCGCGGTGAGGAATATGCCGGCATCGGCCCCGGCGCGCACGGCCGGCTCGACATCGATGGCGTCAGGCACGCGACCGCGACCGAGCGGCGCCCCGAGGCGTGGCTGTTGAACGTCGAGGAGCGCGGCCATGGCGTCGTCACCGATGACAGCCTCAACAGCGAAGAGCGCGCCGACGAATTTCTCTTGATGGGGCTGCGGCTCGCGGAAGGCATCGACCCCAAGCGCTATGCGAAGCTCTCGGGCCGAAAGCTCGACCCGCACCGGATCGCGATGCTGCGCGAGGAAGGCGCGATCGCCGTCGACGCCGACGGTCGGCTGCGCGTCACGAAATCGGGATTCCCGGTGCTCGACGCGGTCGTCGCGGATCTCGCCGCCTAGACCAGAGCGTTTTCGAGCGAAGTGGGCACCGGTTCGCGTGAAGAAAACGCGTCAAAACAAGAAGCTGCCAAAATATCGAAAACAACCCCATGCACAGTAGCCGGCGGGTGCCGGCGCTCGACAGGGCAGCTTGACCGCCTGACGAAAATCAAGCGCCAAAACTCTTCGGCGAGCCTGCGACCGGCGTGCTGCCGCCTGAGGCCACCTTCATGACGGCGAGGCCGCGCTCGTTGGTGCCGTCGGAGCGGAAGCGGAACAGGCCGTCGATGCCGGCGAAGCCGGACGGATTGGTCAGCGTCTCCGGCGCAAAGCGCTGCGCGCCCTGGGTGCGCGCCAGCGCCGCCATCAGCGCCACGGCGTCATAGGCAAGCGTCGCGGTGCGCACCGGCTCGCCGCCGAACTTGGCGCGGTAGCGGCCGGCGAAGCTGCGGAAGCCGGACGGATCGGGCGCGGCGTAGAGGCCGCCCTGCAGGACGGGGCTCGCGAACACCCGCGGATTGTCCCACAGCCCGGTGCCGAGCAGCTGGATGTTGCGCAGATTGGCGCCCGCCGCGGTCAGCGCATCGGCGGTCGCGACCACCGAATCGCCGTCGTCGGCGATCAGCAGCGCATCGGCCTGGCCGAGCGCCTGGGCCACGCTCCGCGCCGGCGTTGCGCGATCGGCACCATATTTCTCGAATGCGACGACGCGGCCGTTCTTGCGGCCGACCGCCTGCTTGAACGCGGCCTCGACGACGTTGCCATAGGCGTTATCCGGCACCATCGCGGCGAATGACCGTTTCCCGATCCCGGCGGAATAATCGACGATCCGGTTGATGTCGGACTCCGGCAGGAAGCTCAGGAGGTAGACGCCGTGCCCGGCGACGCTCGAATCGGTGGAAAACGCGATCACCGAGGTTCCGCGCGGCCGCGTCAGTTGCGCGACGGCCGGCACGGAGCCTGCGAACAACGGGCCCAGGATGATCTCGGCCCCTTCGGATACGGCCTGCTGGGCACCCTGCGACGCGCCCTGCGGGCTGCCGCCGTCGTCCTTGATCAGAAGCTGGATGTTCGGGTTCTGAAATTCCGCGAGCGCCATTTCGGCGGCATTGCGCATCGACTGCGCGGCGAGCCCGGCATTGCCGGACGCCGACAGCGGCAAAATCAATCCAATTTTGACCTGCCCGGTGCCGACCGCCTGCGGCTGTTGCTGCGGACCGGCAGGACCGGCTTCCGGGTTGCTGCTGGAGAATTGGCTCAAGCTCTGCTGGATGCCGGAACAGGCCGTCAGCAACGGCGCGCCCACGATCAGGCCAAGCGCGGTCCGCCGGGTCGTGCCCGACGGCGGGGACGTGCGGTGATGCGGGCCTTCCATCGTCTCTCTTCTCTTGGCCGACCGTGATCGGCCAGGACTCCATCCAGCTCTGATGAGGCGGGTGGATTCAGGCATATTGTCGGCGAATAGTTAACTAAAACAAAAGGATTATGGCCCCGCGGCGCCGTTGCCGCAGCCTCCATTTCCCTCCCCTCAAGCAGCGTTCCGTCACTGCCCTTTGCGGATGTGGCGCTAGCGCCGCCATCCCTCTAGATTGGCATTATGCGCGCAAAAGCCAGTTCCCTCCACAGTTCGGATGCCACGACAAGCGCTTCGGCCAGAACCTTTTCGATCGGCGGCCAGCAACTCGCCGCGCCGAAAGCCAAGCCCGGGCTGCATCTGGTCGCGACCCCGATCGGAAATCTCGCCGACATCACCCTGCGCGCGCTGGAGACGCTGGCCGGTGTCGACGTCATCGCCTGCGAGGACACCAGGATTACCCGCCGGCTCACCGAGCGTTACGCCATCAGCGCCGAGCTCGCGCTCTACCACGAGCACAATGCGGCGCAGGCCCGGCCCAAGATCCTCGAACGGCTGGCGCAGGGCGCTGCGATCGCATTGGTCTCGGACGCCGGTACGCCGCTGATCTCCGATCCCGGCTTCAAGCTGGTGCGCGACGTCTGCGCCGCCGGGCATGCCGTCATCGCGGTGCCCGGACCGTCATCGGTGCTATCGGCGCTGTCGGTCGCGGCGCTGCCGACCGACCGGTTCTTCTTCGAGGGATTTCTGCCGGCCAAGGAGCATGCGCGCCGCGCGCGGCTCACCGAGCTCGCCCGGATCGATGCGACGCTGGTGATGTTCGAATCCGGCAATCGGGTGCAGGAGACGCTGCGCGATCTCGCCGCGATCATGGCTGGACGTGATGCCGCGATCTGCCGCGAGCTGACCAAGCTGCACGAGGAGATCAAGCGCGCGCCGGTGACCGAGCTTGCGGCAGGCGCGGACGCGCTGGAGACGCGCGGCGAGTTCGTGCTCGTGATCGGACCGCCGGCCGACGACGCCGGAGTGATGGACCAGGATGCGCTCGACGATCTGCTGCGCGCACAGCTCGCGCGCGGCAGCGTCAAGGATGCGGTGGCGCACGCGGTCGAGCTGTCGGGCCGGCCGCGCCGCGAGGTCTACGCCCGCGCGCTCGAATTGGCGAAAACCGCCGGGGACGGCGATGGCGAAGACTGACGG
This Bradyrhizobium sp. CCBAU 53421 DNA region includes the following protein-coding sequences:
- the pncA gene encoding bifunctional nicotinamidase/pyrazinamidase, which produces MLDRRQIVAGLGTLALATLIPKSLWAAAIKPDDGSALLVIDVQNCFLPGGSLAVKDGEQVVPVINKIAKSFANVVMTQDWHTPGHVSFASVHEGKKPFETIDLAYGKQVLWPDHCVQGTDGAALSKELAIPQAELIIRKGFHKDVDSYSAFTEADGKTTTGLAAYLKARNVERVFVAGLATDFCVAWTALDARKAGFETYVVEDACRGIDTQGSLAKAWADMDKAGVKRIQSSDIG
- a CDS encoding AraC family transcriptional regulator; translated protein: MAEPAAPAEFDFAWRPPSPRMAGLIVGITGYRETAPGRFFHRQTAPLIVPFIVSFGSPYLIALARQPGPSDLQLSFTAGLHAGPVNIESDGRAESVQMDFTPLGAYRFFGGAITELVGRMVDIGDVLGHDARRLRDQLGAEPCWQHRFDLLEDFVLRRLGREPSDEIAFAYRQLARSGGGARIAAIASEIGWSRKHLVDRFRSELGLAPKPLARMMRFHQACRLAQSGTARGWAAIAAESGYADQAHLAREFVEFAGEPPTAWARRLAMTDGRLAHSGDLQADG
- a CDS encoding VOC family protein, which encodes MTHDIEPPRIYPTLRCKDAEAMIGWLKAVIGFTEHVVYRDGGVIHHAELAYGSSMLMLGQSRDDAYGGLVGDLTGRRTDSIYIAVDDPDALHAKARAAGAKIEMELRDTDYGSRDFACRDPEGNLWSFGTYWPKAHEKPLP
- the grpE gene encoding nucleotide exchange factor GrpE, with amino-acid sequence MTDPNRANDNTENSAPTGEPVVSKPYIMPDDPEVGSAEALAKELAEAKDRTLRTLAEMENLRQRTRREVADAKTYGITGFARDVLDIADNLQRALDAVPAETKEAADPGLKALIEGVELTERSLLNALEKNGVKKFDPIGEKFDPNFQQAMFEVPDTSVPSGTVVQVVQAGYMIGERILRPALVGVSKGGAKAAPNADITV
- the hrcA gene encoding heat-inducible transcriptional repressor HrcA, translating into MTHHDPIGLIAPHAGLAQLNERSRDIFRQIVESYLATGEPVGSRNISRLIALPLSPASVRNVMSDLEQLGLIYAPHTSAGRLPTELGLRFFVDALMQVGDLTEAERQSIQTQLAAVGRAQSVEAALGEALTQLSGLTRAAAVVLTQKSNARLKHIEFVRLEPEKALVVLVGEDGQVENRVLALPPGVPSSALTEATNFLNARIRGRTLAEARLELETALTQNRAELDQLTQKVVAAGIASWSGGANEDRQLIVRGHANLLEDLHALDDLERIKSLFDDLETKRGVIDLLGRAERGEGVRIFIGSENKLFSLSGSSTIIAPYGDAQGRIVGVLGVIGPTRLNYARVIPTVDYAARIVSKMLGG
- the rph gene encoding ribonuclease PH: MRPSRRAPDELRPVSLERGVVKYAEGSCMVKFGDTHVLVTATLEERLPPWLKGQGRGWVTAEYGMLPRATLERTRREASAGKQGGRTVEIQRLIGRSLRAAVDLEALGERQITVDCDVIQADGGTRTASITGAWVALADCINWMKTRNMLKTNVLRDNVAAISCGIYQGTPVLDLDYAEDSEADTDANFVMTGDGRIIEVQGTAEKTPFSQDEFLALMALARKGVARLVDLQKIAVA
- the rdgB gene encoding RdgB/HAM1 family non-canonical purine NTP pyrophosphatase; the encoded protein is MHRRITGRLVIATHNPGKLAEMRELLAPHGVEAVSAGELGLAEPEETGKTFRTNAAIKALAAAKAAGLPAFADDSGLVVDALDGAPGIYSARWAGEGKDFMAAMTRIERLLQERGATAPAQRKAHFVSALCVAWPDDHLEEVEARADGTLVWPPRGTAGFGYDPAFLPDGYTRTFGEMSSIEKHGLPPLGLGLSHRARAFVKLAEICLEPR
- the hemW gene encoding radical SAM family heme chaperone HemW, coding for MSHAEREAFGVYVHWPFCLSKCPYCDFNSHVRHAPVDEARFVRAFAREIETTAARVPGREVSSIFLGGGTPSLMQPQTVGAVLDAIGKHWQVSRDVEVTLEANPTSVEATRFRGYRAAGVNRVSLGVQALDDASLKALGRLHTAREALDAVAIARSAFDRYSFDLIYARPDQTPQMWADELKQAISEAAEHLSLYQLTIEEGTPFFGLHAAGKLQTPDEATARALYDVTQEVCAREGLPAYEISNHARTGAECKHNLVYWRGEEYAGIGPGAHGRLDIDGVRHATATERRPEAWLLNVEERGHGVVTDDSLNSEERADEFLLMGLRLAEGIDPKRYAKLSGRKLDPHRIAMLREEGAIAVDADGRLRVTKSGFPVLDAVVADLAA
- a CDS encoding penicillin-binding protein activator; the encoded protein is MEGPHHRTSPPSGTTRRTALGLIVGAPLLTACSGIQQSLSQFSSSNPEAGPAGPQQQPQAVGTGQVKIGLILPLSASGNAGLAAQSMRNAAEMALAEFQNPNIQLLIKDDGGSPQGASQGAQQAVSEGAEIILGPLFAGSVPAVAQLTRPRGTSVIAFSTDSSVAGHGVYLLSFLPESDINRIVDYSAGIGKRSFAAMVPDNAYGNVVEAAFKQAVGRKNGRVVAFEKYGADRATPARSVAQALGQADALLIADDGDSVVATADALTAAGANLRNIQLLGTGLWDNPRVFASPVLQGGLYAAPDPSGFRSFAGRYRAKFGGEPVRTATLAYDAVALMAALARTQGAQRFAPETLTNPSGFAGIDGLFRFRSDGTNERGLAVMKVASGGSTPVAGSPKSFGA
- the rsmI gene encoding 16S rRNA (cytidine(1402)-2'-O)-methyltransferase → MRAKASSLHSSDATTSASARTFSIGGQQLAAPKAKPGLHLVATPIGNLADITLRALETLAGVDVIACEDTRITRRLTERYAISAELALYHEHNAAQARPKILERLAQGAAIALVSDAGTPLISDPGFKLVRDVCAAGHAVIAVPGPSSVLSALSVAALPTDRFFFEGFLPAKEHARRARLTELARIDATLVMFESGNRVQETLRDLAAIMAGRDAAICRELTKLHEEIKRAPVTELAAGADALETRGEFVLVIGPPADDAGVMDQDALDDLLRAQLARGSVKDAVAHAVELSGRPRREVYARALELAKTAGDGDGED